The bacterium DNA window ATGCCAGTCTCGCGCATTACGTTGGCGAATTACACCGGGCGCTCGACACCATCGCCGCGGCGGTGGAAGCTTCCGGACTCAAGCACAACGAGCTGTGGAGCTACAAGATTGAGAATGACAATCTTCTGCCCTCGCGCTATCCCGCTAGTTGTGATATTCAGCTTTGGAACCTGACTGATCTTGCCGTGCAATACTCGCTGGCGCAAATTGCGCGCTTGACCAACCGCTAGGCGTTCACGCGCAAAACGGCGTTGTTACAGCGATTTTCAATTGGGTGAGGGGGCAAGACTACGATTCCTTCGCAAGCATTTGGAAAACGCTACAAACCAAAATGGTTTTGCCTAATCCGGCAGTGCCAATCATCAAACCCCAAGTTTCATCCAGCCTCAGAGCCGTGCAAACCTCTTGGGTGATCTGCTCATGAAAAAAACTCAGCACAATTTATTGCTCACCACGTGCCACATTCTTCTTGCCCTTTGCCCCCTGCCCCATGCCTTCGGCCAGCAGCCGGCAAACAAAGTATCAATCAACATTCGCACAACACTCGAAGCCCTCATCGCCGACGAAGACACAGACGGCGACAAGAAGATCACCATTGACGATGCCCACATTGCCAGCACCGAACGCGGCGACAAACGCTTCCGAATGCAAACCACCGATCGGCGCGAGTTTGAAGTCTCGGGCACCTACCACCTCTCGAATCTTCTGCAGGAGCTGAAGCTGGCGGAAGCGGCGCCGGACGAAAACGCACAGCTCGCCGCTGCACGCATTTTCGAGCCGCCGGTCGATCGGCTGTCGCGCTCGATCAAAGAGTTGTTTTGGGATGGATTGACGCGGCGCGTGGATGAAGCCGGTTTGCAAACGATTCTTTCCGATGAGAAAACCAACACCAGCGATGGTAGGCGTTACGTTTACGTTCCCGCCTCCGACCAAACCGCATTCGACTATTTCGCCGGCGTGGCGCAGCGCCATCCGGAATGGCAAATGAAAGTCGTGCGTCTGCCGCGCAAAATCAGCGCGCGATACGTGCGCAACCTCGACGGCCGGCACGGCATTCTGAGCCTGGCAATTGTGCCGCGCCAGGGCGGCGGCTACGAAGGCCTTCCATTTGTCGTACCCGGCGGACGATTCAATGAAATGTACGGGTGGGACAGTTACTTCATCGCGCTGGGACTTCTGCGCGACGGCCGCGTCGAGCTGGCCAAAGCGATGGTAGATAATTTTGTCTATGAAATCACCCACTACGGCGCGATTTTGAACGCCAATCGCACTTATTACCTCACGCGCTCGCAGCCGCCGTTTCTCACCTCGATGGCATGGGCGGTTTATCAACACCTGCCCAAAGAGGCGGCGAGTAAAGCCTGGCTAAAAGGCGTGCTCGCGGCCGCCATTCAGGAATATCGCAACGTGTGGATGAACCCGGATCGGCTGACAAAAACTGGATTGAGCCGTTACTTTGATTCCGGGTTTGGCGCACCACCGGAAGTGGAGCCCGGACATTTTGACGTGGTGTTCGCAGCCTATGCCAGAAAACACGGCATGGCCACCCGCGCGTTTGAAGCAGCTTATCGCGCGGGCAGGCTGAACGTGCCGGAACTCGACGCCTACTTTGTGCACGATCGCGCCATGCGTGAATCCGGGCACGACACGAGTTATCGCCTGGAAAAACGCTGCGCCGATCTCGTGACGGTTGATCTCAATTCATTGCTCTACAAGATTGAGAGGGATATCGCAAAAATGGTTGAAGAGGAATTCTCCGGCGTTTTGAGTTTCGGCAAAGGCCGGGCGGAGCGCAGCGCGGATTGGCGCAAAGCGGCGGAAAAGAGGAAAATTCTGATGAATCAATATTTGTGGAACGCCGAACGCGGCATGTTCTTCGACTATGATTTCGCGCAGAACCGCCAGATGAATTATGAGAGCGCGACGATATTTTATCCGCTCTGGGCCGCGGTTGCCAGCAAAGAGCAAGCGGAGAGCCTGGTGAAGAATGCGCTGCCGTTGTTAGAGAAACCGGGAGGCCTTGCCGGTTCGACGGAAGCTTCACGCGGAGAGATTACGCCCGACCATCCGCCGCGCCAGTGGGATTATCCCAACGGCTGGGCGCCGCATCAAATGCTGGTCTGGCAGGGGTTGAGCAACTACGGTTACGAGCGCCTCGCGCAGCGGCTGGTGTATCGCTGGCTTTATACCATCACCTTCAATGCCGCAAACTACAACGGCACGGTTCCCGAAAAATTCGATGTGGCCACGCGTTCGCATCAAGTTTTTGCCGAGTATGGCAATGTCGGCACCAAATTCTCCTATATCACCCGTGAAGGCTTTGGCTGGACCAACACCTCCTACCAACTCGGCGTCAGCCTGCTGTCGCAGGAGTTGCGCGACAGCTTGAACCGGCTGATTCCGCCGGAATGGGTTTTCTGAAGCGCAACTCGCGGAGAAAGAAGCACCCCAATTCCCTCCCGGAAGCTGCCGGCCTCACAAAGCGCTTGCGAATGGCGCGGCGAAAGGCTAAACTCCGCAAAAATG harbors:
- a CDS encoding alpha,alpha-trehalase, translating into MKKTQHNLLLTTCHILLALCPLPHAFGQQPANKVSINIRTTLEALIADEDTDGDKKITIDDAHIASTERGDKRFRMQTTDRREFEVSGTYHLSNLLQELKLAEAAPDENAQLAAARIFEPPVDRLSRSIKELFWDGLTRRVDEAGLQTILSDEKTNTSDGRRYVYVPASDQTAFDYFAGVAQRHPEWQMKVVRLPRKISARYVRNLDGRHGILSLAIVPRQGGGYEGLPFVVPGGRFNEMYGWDSYFIALGLLRDGRVELAKAMVDNFVYEITHYGAILNANRTYYLTRSQPPFLTSMAWAVYQHLPKEAASKAWLKGVLAAAIQEYRNVWMNPDRLTKTGLSRYFDSGFGAPPEVEPGHFDVVFAAYARKHGMATRAFEAAYRAGRLNVPELDAYFVHDRAMRESGHDTSYRLEKRCADLVTVDLNSLLYKIERDIAKMVEEEFSGVLSFGKGRAERSADWRKAAEKRKILMNQYLWNAERGMFFDYDFAQNRQMNYESATIFYPLWAAVASKEQAESLVKNALPLLEKPGGLAGSTEASRGEITPDHPPRQWDYPNGWAPHQMLVWQGLSNYGYERLAQRLVYRWLYTITFNAANYNGTVPEKFDVATRSHQVFAEYGNVGTKFSYITREGFGWTNTSYQLGVSLLSQELRDSLNRLIPPEWVF